The genome window CTTGTTTCTCACCCACCCATGTAAATCCTGCTATTCCAAAATCTCTCGTTCGCTTCCCCTCTCTCGTTCTGTTCCAGTAGAAACGAAGGGGTGGGGGGGTCCCTCTTCGAATCTTCTCCCCGGATCCCATTACCAAATTCAATAAAACAAATGACAACATCCCCTCTGAACGATCTGCTCTGGGATCTTTTGCCGATGGATGTTCTCCATGGCGCTCTGTCACAATCGGTGTGACTGCCATGGCACCCTGTCACAACCGATATGACCGGTGTGATGTGTTCATGTCTCCGAACCGGTTCTCGTGGTCGATCTCCTTTGTCGAGCCGTTGTTCTATACTCGGTCCATCACGGTGCGATTTGCACGCCCAGGTCGTCGTTCGACACGAAGCGAAGGGGTAGAGTCCGAGAGCCGCGTGGTTCGAGACCGAAACGCGTCGGCCTGTGACCGACAAATCCTCTTCCCGCGTATGATTATTATTGTATCTCGATCCATCCACCGTACCTCTGTCCATCGGTTGCCCTCCCCTCGATACGAACGGTCAAGTCGGAGCCAGTCGTCTCGTCCGAGAACTGAAGGGAAGAATTTAATATCAATGTCTTCCTCTGGTTCGTTTGCATCAACTGGATCCGTGCCAGGTAACCGAGATCGTAAATGGGCCAACGTGGCCCGTCTATCGCGTCTAAAATCCACTCCCGGTGCAGGATCTCCAGTCGAAATGAGGGGGTACGAATACGACGAATGTCAGACGACGAAACGCAGCCACCAGATCGAGACGGCCTCGAGATCGAGGGTAGCGCCGGGTTCTCCTCACATCTCGAGGGAACGGACCTCGATGAGGAGGAATCGAACCAGGGATTGTTCGACGACCTGTTGAGCGGCGAACCGATCTTCGATAACAAGGAAGTCCTCCGTCCATCGTATACTCCACACGAACTCCCCCATCGGAGCGACCAGATCAACAAGATGGCGACGATCCTCGTCGCCGCCCTTCGTGGCGAAACGCCATCGAACATCTTGATCTACGGAAAGACGGGCACTGGAAAGACCGCCAGCGCGAAGTTCGTCAGCAAGGAACTCGAGAGCACCTCCCAGAAGTATAGCGTCCCCTGTGACGTCGAGTACATCAACTGTGAGGTCACGGACACCCAGTACCGCGTTCTCGCACAGCTAGCGAACAAGTTCATAGAGAAGAACGAGGCCCGGATCGACGATCAAGTCGCCTCGCTCGAGGGTGTCCTCGAGGCGATCGACGAGTACGAGGCGGCCAACGAGTCCGAAACCGATACCCACGTTGAAGATCAGTCGGCCGACGATCCGTTCGACTATCTGGACTCGACGACACCGACGTCGACCGACTCCCCCACCGGTTCGAGTGGATCGAACAACGGCCGGTCGACCAGCCCTGGTAGCGAGTCTCCACCTGAAACGGAGGGGTATCGACAACCGGTTGACTCTGACAGCGAACACGGGGAGGGGCCGACGGCTTCCACGGACGACGGGCCGGACGCACCCGCACATCCGCTAGCGTCGACGCCGTTCGACTCTCGGTCGGCCGTCGAAGCGCGCATCGAAGCACTCGAGGACGACAAAGCGTCGTTCGAGGAGGTGCCGATGACCGGCTGGCCGACCGACCGCGTCTACAGCGTC of Natrarchaeobaculum sulfurireducens contains these proteins:
- a CDS encoding Cdc6/Cdc18 family protein, yielding MSDDETQPPDRDGLEIEGSAGFSSHLEGTDLDEEESNQGLFDDLLSGEPIFDNKEVLRPSYTPHELPHRSDQINKMATILVAALRGETPSNILIYGKTGTGKTASAKFVSKELESTSQKYSVPCDVEYINCEVTDTQYRVLAQLANKFIEKNEARIDDQVASLEGVLEAIDEYEAANESETDTHVEDQSADDPFDYLDSTTPTSTDSPTGSSGSNNGRSTSPGSESPPETEGYRQPVDSDSEHGEGPTASTDDGPDAPAHPLASTPFDSRSAVEARIEALEDDKASFEEVPMTGWPTDRVYSVFFDAVDYDERVVVIMLDEIDKLVEKSGDDTLYNLSRMNSELENSRVSIIGISNDLKFTDFLDPRVKSSLGEEEIVFPPYDANQLRDILEHRSDVAFKDGALSDDVIPLCAAFAAQEHGDARRALDLLRTAGELAERSQAETVDEDHVRQAQDKIELDRVVEVVRTLPTQSKLVLFSIISLEKNGVKSINTGEVYNIYKRLCEEIEADVLTQRRVTDLISELDMLGIVNAVVVSKGRYGRTKEISLSVPLDETEAVLLSDSRLSDIDDVQPFVQARFEN